Proteins found in one Planococcus citri chromosome 2, ihPlaCitr1.1, whole genome shotgun sequence genomic segment:
- the LOC135835115 gene encoding uncharacterized protein LOC135835115 isoform X1 has protein sequence MAPANENYDNFFERYDFYDYRPPSSENINQPGGEFPITVYNEDIITLPCESRLVFTGQISVNTVATDGTATAVTSIDTSKIDFDLNGILHRFEFIEYKVGEHKVDDIRKPGISTTMKGLASFRPNMAQSLSGWNIYQGAKSLINSSGYFAIIKPLSELMGCFEDYRKCLVRVPQTLIFHISTSSDNNCFYSKEGTKYKVSFKFTDIIWRMRHIKLRIDKEAKLRKEVLTSTNYTMHFRHWLYQSTTLPVGTTEYTWDVPVSHSKVKYAIIAFQKDVVGKLDKQMGRFDLLNVENVQLEINNYLLYPKDRLNLKYAENKCGNIFEMFKAFPKSYYNRLEEDPVCDYITFLTDFPMIIIDCSHQPEVIKDSLINTKIHFNFRDDGFPDKGMVHLLMIMDCKAVYNPLNNQVIT, from the coding sequence ATGGCACCCGCTAATGAAAATTATGACAATTTCTTCGAACGTTATGATTTTTATGACTATAGACCTCCTTCATCTGAGAACATTAACCAACCAGGTGGGGAGTTTCCCATTACAGTTTATAATGAAGATATCATTACTTTACCTTGTGAAAGTAGACTTGTGTTTACTGGTCAAATCAGTGTAAATACCGTAGCCACCGATGGTACTGCTACAGCTGTCACCAGCATCGATAcaagtaaaattgattttgatctGAATGGTATTTTACATCGATTTGAATTCATTGAATACAAAGTTGGCGAACATAAAGTTGATGATATTCGTAAACCAGGTATTTCAACAACCATGAAAGGTCTTGCTTCATTCAGACCAAATATGGCTCAAAGTCTTTCTGGTTGGAATATTTATCAAGGAGCAAAAAGTCTGATCAATAGTTCGGGGTACTTTGCAATTATTAAACCTCTTTCTGAATTGATGGGTTGTTTTGAAGATTATCGTAAATGTCTTGTTCGTGTACCtcaaacattgatttttcatatcagTACATCGTCTGACAATAATTGTTTTTACTCAAAGGAGGGTACAAAATACAAAGTTTCTTTCAAATTCACAGACATTATTTGGCGTATGCGCCACATAAAGCTAAGAATTGATAAAGAAGCCAAACTTCGCAAAGAAGTGTTGACCAGTACAAATTATACAATGCATTTCCGTCACTGGTTGTATCAAAGCACAACTTTACCAGTTGGGACAACAGAATATACGTGGGATGTTCCTGTTTCTCATTCTAAAGTTAAGTATGCTATAATAGCTTTTCAAAAAGATGTTGTGGGAAAACTTGACAAACAAATGGGCAGATTTGATTTactaaatgttgaaaatgtgcaGTTGGAAATCAACAACTACTTACTGTATCCAAAGGATCGTTTGAACCTCAAGTATGCAGAAAATAAATgtggtaatatttttgaaatgttcaaagcATTCCCTAAATCTTACTACAATCGATTAGAAGAAGATCCTGTCTGTGATTACATCACATTCCTAACGGATTTTCCAATGATCATTATTGACTGTTCTCATCAACCTGAAGTGATCAAAGATTCGTtgataaatacaaaaattcatttcaattttcgagatgatgGTTTTCCTGACAAAGGAATGGTACACCTACTTATGATTATGGATTGTAAGGCAGTTTACAATCCTCTAAACAACCAAGTTATCACATAG
- the LOC135835115 gene encoding uncharacterized protein LOC135835115 isoform X2, with translation MDYRYQRYLRCMEVMPEPVGTSSPIYGRGIINSMINNLPFEMHMPGYNYLGPGTKLEKRLNAGSQPTNKLDELAMNHDIAYSKSKNLDDRHAADYDLQEGAWKRVLADDAGLGEKAVAWLTTNAMKAKRALGAGLLTKYPVSLEPAEQEKLAAAVQAQKGVSLKVSTIRTKESVMSESYLPLTKSQIANLKKGGSGKKTIRLSAAQVEKVKSGGYLKTMLQYGPAAIGAVSALVDLFKSKEKDGKGVYINKKPRGSGVYINKKLKSGEGVYINKKPKGSGVYINKKPKSGEGVYINKKPKGNGLLDELLKKKKLLH, from the coding sequence atggattATCGTTATCAAAGATATCTAAGATGCATGGAGGTAATGCCTGAGCCCGTAGGTACTTCTAGTCCTATTTATGGCAGAGGTATTATCAATTCTATGATTAATAATTTACCATTTGAAATGCATATGCCTGGCTACAATTATTTAGGTCCTGGTACCAAGCTTGAAAAGAGATTGAATGCAGGCAGCCAACCAACAAATAAACTTGATGAATTAGCTATGAATCACGATATAGCGTATTCAAAGTCTAAAAATTTGGATGATCGTCATGCTGCTGATTATGATTTACAAGAAGGAGCTTGGAAACGTGTGTTGGCAGATGATGCAGGGTTGGGAGAAAAAGCAGTAGCATGGTTAACAACTAATGCCATGAAAGCTAAAAGAGCTTTAGGTGCTGGCTTGCTAACAAAGTACCCTGTATCTCTGGAACCAGCAGAGCAAGAAAAACTTGCAGCAGCTGTACAGGCACAGAAAGGTGTTTCCTTAAAAGTTAGTACTATACGTACCAAAGAATCTGTGATGAGTGAGTCCTACTTACCACTAACAAAAAGTCAGATTGCAAATCTTAAAAAAGGTGGCAGTGGTAAGAAAACCATTAGATTATCAGCTGCTCAGGTTGAAAAGGTCAAGTCTGGAGGTTACCTTAAAACAATGCTTCAGTATGGTCCTGCAGCCATAGGTGCTGTTTCTGCTCTTGTTGATCTTTTCAAAAGTAAGGAAAAAGATGGCAAAGGTGTTTACATCAACAAGAAACCTAGAGGTTCAGGAGTTTACAttaataaaaaactaaaaagtggtGAAGGTGTTTACATTAATAAGAAACCTAAAGGTTCAGGTGTTTACatcaataaaaaaccaaaaagtggtGAAGGTGTTTACATTAACAAGAAACCTAAAGGTAATGGTCTTTTGGAtgaacttctaaaaaaaaaaaagctactccATTGA